One window of the Alkalispirillum mobile genome contains the following:
- the fliQ gene encoding flagellar biosynthesis protein FliQ yields MTPELAIELGKQALTVAVLLAGPILLAALITGLLIGLFQAATQINEQTLSFVPKLGVMALVLFIMTPWMHTILTDFTEQLFRGIPGFIG; encoded by the coding sequence ATGACGCCGGAACTCGCCATCGAACTGGGTAAACAGGCGCTGACCGTGGCCGTGCTGCTGGCCGGTCCCATCCTGCTGGCGGCGCTGATCACCGGTCTGCTGATCGGTCTCTTCCAGGCTGCCACCCAGATCAACGAACAGACACTGAGCTTCGTGCCGAAACTGGGCGTGATGGCGTTGGTGCTGTTCATCATGACGCCCTGGATGCACACCATCCTCACCGACTTCACCGAACAGCTGTTCCGGGGCATCCCCGGCTTCATCGGCTGA
- the fliR gene encoding flagellar biosynthetic protein FliR — MELTIGEITAWVGSLMWPLMRVGAMVMVAPVFGNDLMPVRIRVFFGLALTVAILPAVGEVPAVDPLSAEGVMISVQQVLIGLIMGFMLLMAVNVVVVAGESMALAMGLGFATMVDPQTGMSVPVLSQVMLVIVTLVFLGMGGHLMLIELTAESFAAMPIAAEGVGREAFFEVASWAAQMFAGAVLIALPVVTVLLIINLALGVMTRAAPQMNVFSVGLPITMLVGPVLVLGLVLPVLPTRMAMMWSNAFAVVRDILTITT; from the coding sequence GTGGAGCTCACCATCGGCGAGATCACCGCCTGGGTCGGCAGCCTGATGTGGCCGCTGATGCGCGTGGGCGCCATGGTGATGGTGGCGCCGGTCTTCGGCAATGACCTGATGCCGGTCCGTATCCGCGTCTTCTTCGGCCTGGCGCTCACGGTCGCCATCCTGCCGGCCGTGGGCGAGGTGCCGGCGGTGGATCCGCTCTCCGCCGAGGGGGTGATGATCAGCGTCCAACAGGTGCTGATCGGTCTCATCATGGGGTTCATGCTGCTGATGGCCGTCAACGTGGTGGTCGTGGCGGGGGAGAGCATGGCTTTGGCCATGGGCCTGGGCTTTGCCACCATGGTTGACCCGCAGACCGGCATGTCGGTACCGGTGCTCTCCCAAGTGATGCTGGTCATCGTCACGCTGGTATTCCTCGGGATGGGCGGGCATCTGATGCTCATTGAGCTGACGGCCGAGAGCTTTGCCGCGATGCCCATCGCCGCCGAGGGGGTCGGGCGGGAGGCGTTCTTCGAGGTGGCCTCATGGGCCGCGCAGATGTTCGCCGGTGCGGTGCTGATCGCGCTGCCGGTGGTCACCGTGCTGCTCATCATCAACCTGGCACTGGGCGTGATGACCCGCGCCGCCCCGCAGATGAACGTCTTCTCCGTCGGGCTGCCGATCACGATGCTGGTGGGGCCGGTGCTGGTGCTGGGCCTGGTCCTTCCGGTGCTGCCAACCCGCATGGCGATGATGTGGTCCAACGCCTTCGCCGTCGTCCGCGATATCCTCACCATCACGACCTGA